The Ooceraea biroi isolate clonal line C1 chromosome 1, Obir_v5.4, whole genome shotgun sequence genome has a window encoding:
- the LOC105286771 gene encoding dmX-like protein 2 isoform X2: MNCHQILSGACNAGDRCYAVGSVEGISFTAYAAGCNIVILANNFERVQIIPGAVHNYIRISCLDCSTDTGKIAAAYENQVCIFEPTPLIHSTCSHQLEYRWVQTGSLQTESNITSLSWNLEGTRLLTGGELLQLWHQNIMPFQEEHATKPKTLQTEEASTTGSNHNVTANTSQDPGTVTFSIGGEAESPGPGDTSNDPGGWNCVWKCRTATPVHLMSFSPDGTLFATTGMNDRLVKIWFENKQLFPARSIDHTNFCQSVSNDNYSFVYVAHPRAVTHLSWRKTSKYMPKGSVSNMLVTSCRDNICRVWAETIPPEIEGLANMSQFEGSDRHGHHGKHRHHNMHKHRFMQRLKHMKTCFHIRRHAKQQHQAGHTLAPTLPTLPSTYSVHDFHNNYQTSGHYPGMHFHLAASINAETVYVHVIDIPLVPSLITGDPEREPNFILHWLNNKEMHFTMQAENILQELTRKVVEKEEGLQHQDAEHVEHDSEDECTKKGVRLQTQAQKQVVGGRSMSQEDHSSDEHHTAHTTSSHHSLVHSVHSHPSLSNTTSINSIATDATSTMNHAPDSLDTKIETLLRDWHHNPDLLFSIHPIDGSFLIWHIEWLDEYHPGSFRQAQISFSTRIPNAFPLGDASTMSHNVSMYSHNTGGPLLNIREVAKSSSKPADPSEVATPLPSLIEQDEEQSTLTSKTGQELLKNLENANDQNQTKTEGSALESNKNGQDADLLAHPSPIVSMVSKHSNGTLNLWQLTFADKTKFSQVLSIGHACRASGHRFRVNDITCHPVLPLLVTTSHHNIPEFSGTQSSESIETVSGSKHDTCKGKDIMSPTGFCSELILWRVDAVGPLSKSGGVSELARINSPEISAFSNVAWIPTLLPSTTLGNLSNSPSACFVASDGECLRVYQAVIDARTLLAEVSISERRSRMMDSMASLSTDMSSDDGIRHSIHDRIKIVSQQSTARPGCVIQLDAIADATHDWQNTQFLHVFQEQLITGERNDEKLPGVDTSSNDLGLMESTLDAMVDLQQSAIFEEPFYIVVLERTQQGTTVHMWRLVIASQPESTGLSGSMMYVPDSHLVQDEDDEGTPGRLGHEGRRSRRTSQTGGRSRRESQADFDSTFLPRRHQSHVLITTTKVCTQELPLPDGVEVIHAAPAAGHLSSSSIYPACFAPYIIVTACSDSTVRFWKCKVTKKPDDKLDYEWCEWEMTRKDQESTIDITGQPLNISAAYSGRIACAYKYGKSFTRPTKNDPDSRYVNLCVAIYECESTGGSEWILEDTIHLKNIHLPRIPVDQHLDLSYLYDSRFLQKKQRLTQVLQTLSHEDIRSSRNGENGDSTKANAGLLAVPSFSTLQSLRKSIIENGNTCPLTQKHLVQLDWVSKEDGSHILTVGVGSKIMLFTPVCSDLAQANMKAMKESQSNNRPILRKTSSLAQPQFVDEIRWMKLRKIELMTADGLPPLPMQISWVRDGILVVGMDSEMHVYSQWKPNPKNDCFHSNLQHQESDEFQASRNLRDEDLRTLAHETSQRRLANVSSMPHLSRVSSINLTMLDAKKKRGIQTENLSFDYMPDYGLFEASRIACPVLPQYHPKQLMELLNSGKIRWVKAILAHLVRCIGSSCSLRADDENLVKQRSGWSRSRTMSVSYVGTTSPLEPRGSTTQIPEELTLDYAEITSISPLPLWTLLMADKETNLPHQQNEDKHDYNELFDSNVDEGESLDDMLDEDYERSRQKDRRSSVPERQGISHFGPRQGRLLSRLLTHTHLPGLSSLDQMHLLALADTVSTCNVDFAERFAIDAAKNAIAKENLTGIPDGETVSTDSLDDCGLRFLLAMKHYNYLIRCLPLAQRAQFQKQGIASNNLVWAFHSESEEELLGLIPSYAKGQPKWSVLKELGVGWWIKSNTVLKKCVEKIAKAAFQHKQDPLDAAIYYLAMKKKNLVWGLFRNKRDDRMTTFFSNNFAENRWRKAALKNAFALLGKQRFEHAAAFFLLAGALKDAIDVCLSKLNDIQLAMVIARLYENDTSSPNMRRLLYEEILGCDKDGQNQDMSKVHPDPFLRSMALWILKDHSGSLNTLLLTNVGHMHPQYNDESDKPEGTTANPNVFNFYVYLRTHPLLIRQYIAVTAQDKKKGHSVVISGFSYGTETKSQPDKQLMLEDTITPLERQLYFTTAHAHFKAGCPALALEVLSKLPNKVMDTNGEDSPSLLSSPNKSKAQDTQIDTGIINWGNTSNGINDNKETATAVDWGTPSFDWSQSTKRMEEDKLELNWDDDEVGESEDIDSPPMSMKLDKKKEDKIEHKTEDDNKDAAKSAGQLDIMAQQLKFVACLKILMEELSTLATGFEVDGGQLRYQLYVWLEREVDALRQLCSYSTNADGDVNNASEYEGGMVDDVPPYKPGEQPTLHQILVAEKLDFEAKVQRAAKRKKWLKANETLLRTLLSYCSLHGASGGGLASVRMELVLLLQELQQEKTQQQLLSPLPFPTTLPLLSASVACNKTVVADPVRHLQSHAHDMLQTLVELRNPPMPNRNTHYCEVFIMRDLAVALSACIYQSLCDSDTFVMKHHQPESFPAVAEVETFSGGHLVASNRYHRRYSTDDGVCITTSPSKWPGVTNLRALLAREKDEDTPKLNILLCEAFVATYMSLFIYALSSCDSHILYRLVGQHFDNNTWSCLFGGGVKKLLRVASTSSQGGSTTNIERGDSVASEIQSTASGVWNTMTSLTKQRVKLNMKLLGPFTGQQPNMKEDKPTYREQFVSPQMSMISYFLMKPRIETEYADEIDYDSSDSAVSDLDSTDDEEDVFDTNTKPKSKPKDNTEHSNSNSYSWSVMRLAIVKILQQQLQDFLTVAGIEMQELPVSSPLIHGTLGIVAQWQDSLREELELKGPPAATYIPGCAPDPSPTPGKPAIHKYRSLLEKGNTPFNTRLASAAPANRLWCYLVRQELVQDIFIRAVFGKRRSLSTILESAQSIVDGVHRGTGEDKGSDSGTTSLPEPVRIIHKEQDSISAFCLNQVNPGLMALATPREVQEMNISLLLELPSWLEDECEFDIINLNKQPDPEPVQPTSFLVIQTAADRPLLAQSPQTNSPQPHSGIASQSGRGASVMKGMPAFPGSHDLRFCQFVADRSKHLLKPILKHKIDGIRRISSHPLLPLYLTGSQDGSVSLWEWGHQTAVATPRAPGTFAKVTRVRFSQHGNKFGVADSDGHLSLFQVACREGTARPFFTYQCHSKVTSDFVFLGACSLVATAGHGSEGRNVALWDTLLPQNKSLVQGFMCHEQGASALILAPQHQLLISGGKKGDINIFDVRQRQQRHRFQAHESAIKCLALDPHEEFFVSGAGDGDIKIWGLTVHSLLYSFPGEHPRSSFFKNIGQGVTQLHVDSAGRLFSCGADGSMKVRQLPERDCVVQALY; encoded by the exons GCGTATGCTGCTGGCTGTAATATTGTGATTTTGGCCAACAATTTTGAACGAGTTCAGATAATCCCTGGAGCTGTACACAACTATATTAGAATCAGTTGTCTGGACTGCAGTACCGACACAGGAAAGATAGCTGCTGCTTATGAAAATCAAGTTTGCATATTTGAACCAACGCCGCTTATACACAGCACTTGCTCACAt caattGGAATACAGATGGGTTCAAACAGGAAGTCTGCAAACAGAATCAAACATCACCTCTCTGTCATGGAATTTAGAAGGCACAAGACTGTTAACAGGTGGCGAGTTGTTACAATTGTGGCATCAAAATATCATGCCGTTTCAAGAAGAGCACG CTACAAAACCAAAAACATTACAAACAGAAGAAGCAAGCACTACTGGAAGCAATCATAATGTTACGGCAAACACTTCTCAGGATC CTGGTACGGTAACGTTTTCGATTGGAGGAGAAGCTGAGAGCCCCGGACCTGGAGACACATCCAATGATCCAGGCGGATGGAACTGTGTATGGAAATGTCGTACGGCCACACCAGTCCATCTTATGAGTTTCAGTCCTGATGGTACTCTATTCGCAACAACAGGAATGAATGATAGATTGGTTAAAATATGGTTCGAGAATAAACAAT TATTTCCAGCAAGAAGTATAGATCATACAAATTTCTGTCAGTCCGTGAGTAACGACAATTATAGTTTCGTTTATGTTGCACACCCACGTGCAGTAACTCATCTCTCCTGGCGCAAGACAAGTAAATACATGCCGAA AGGCTCCGTATCCAATATGCTGGTCACCTCGTGTCGTGACAATATCTGCCGAGTGTGGGCAGAGACGATACCTCCCGAGATCGAAGGTTTAGCTAATATGAGCCAGTTTGAAGGTTCCGATAGGCATGGTCATCATGGAAAACATCGTCATCATAACATGCACAAGCACCGATTTATGCAACGTCTCAAGCACATGaa AACGTGTTTTCATATTCGACGACATGCCAAGCAGCAACATCAAGCTGGACATACGCTGGCACCGACTCTACCAACTCTCCCATCTACGTATTCTGTACAtgattttcataataattatcaaaccTCTGGTCATTATCCGGGAATGCATTTTCACTTAGCAGCTAGCATCAATGCAGAAACTG TATACGTTCATGTTATAGATATACCGCTAGTACCAAGCCTAATTACCGGAGATCCTGAAAGAGAACCGAATTTTATCTTACACTggctaaataataaagaaatgcacTTCACCATGCAAGCCGAGAACATATTGCAGGAGTTAACGCGTAAGGTAgtggagaaggaggaaggtTTACAGCACCAGGATGCTGAACACGTGGAACATGATTCCGAGGATGAGTGTACGA AAAAGGGAGTTCGGCTGCAAACGCAAGCCCAAAAGCAAGTCGTCGGTGGACGATCAATGAGCCAAGAAGATCACAGTAGTGATGAACATCACACCGCACATACTACCTCATCTCATCACAGTCTGGTACACAGCGTGCATTCTCATCCAAGTCTTAG CAATACAACTTCCATCAATTCCATAGCAACAGATGCAACGTCCACCATGAACCATGCACCAGACTCACTGGATACGAAAATAGAAACGCTGTTACGCGATTGGCATCATAATCCGGACTTGCTATTCTCGATACATCCGATAGACGGCAGTTTTTTGATCTGGCACATTGAATGGCTGGACGAATATCATCCCGGATCCTTCCGACAAGCGCAAATCTCATTTTCCACTCGTATTCCGAACGCGTTCCCGCTCGGCGATGCGTCAACAATGAGTCACAATGTGTCGATGTACTCTCACAACACCGGTGGGCCCTTGCTGAATATCCGCGAAGTCGCGAAATCGTCGTCGAAGCCGGCCGATCCCAGCGAAGTCGCAACGCCTTTACCTAGTCTTATAGAACAAGATGAGGAGCAATCCACTCTGACTTCGAAGACGGGTCaggaattattgaaaaatctgGAGAACGCGAACGATCAGAATCAAACGAAAACTGAAGGCAGCGCATTAGAGAGCAATAAAAATGGGCAGGATGCAGATCTGTTGGCTCATCCTAGTCCGATTGTTTCGATGGTGTCGAAGCACTCCAATGGCACTCTGAATTTATGGCAGTTGACGTTCGCGGATAAAACGAAATTCTCACAAGTTCTGAGCATAGGCCACGCGTGCAGGGCTTCCGGGCACCGTTTCCGCGTGAACGATATCACTTGTCATCCCGTTCTGCCTCTGCTCGTAACGACCTCCCATCATAACATACCGGAATTTTCCGGTACACAGTCCTCAGAGTCTATCGAGACCGTGAGCGGCAGCAAACACGATACCTGTAAGGGTAAAGACATCATGTCGCCTACTGGCTTTTGCAGCGAATTGATATTGTGGCGAGTAGACGCCGTGGGACCTCTGTCAAAGAGCGGCGGAGTTTCCGAATTGGCGCGTATCAACTCGCCCGAAATATCGGCATTCAGTAATGTAGCTTGGATCCCGACATTATTGCCGAGCACGACACTGGGAAACTTGTCTAACTCGCCCAGTGCCTGCTTCGTAGCCAGCGACGGGGAGTGCCTAAGGGTCTACCAGGCTGTCATCGATGCCAGAACGTTACTGGCGGAAGTATCGATCAGCGAAAGAAGAAGTAGAATGATGGATTCGATGGCCAGTCTTTCGACGGACATGTCGTCGGACGACGGCATCAGGCACTCCATCCACGACAGAATAAAAATAGTGTCACAACAGTCGACCGCAAGACCGGGATGCGTTATACAGCTGGACGCTATTGCCGACGCCACGCACGATTGGCAGAACACGCAGTTTCTTCATGTCTTTCAAGAACAACTGATCACCGGTGAGAGAAACGATGAGAAGCTACCTGGCGTCGACACGTCGTCCAACGATTTGGGGCTGATGGAATCGACATTAGATGCCATGGTGGATTTACAACAGTCGGCGATCTTCGAGGAGCCGTTCTACATAGTGGTTCTCGAACGTACGCAACAGGGCACTACCGTGCATATGTGGCGACTGGTGATAGCGTCGCAACCGGAAAGTACTGGCTTATCGGGTTCGATGATGTACGTACCGGATTCCCATTTGGTccaggacgaggacgacgaaggTACACCTGGTAGACTGGGCCACGAAGGCAGACGATCACGTAGAACTAGTCAGACTGGCGGTCGGAGTCGACGTGAAAGCCAGGCCGATTTCGATTCGACATTTCTCCCCCGTCGCCATCAGAGTCATGTTCTTATCACCACTACGAAAGTTTGCACGCAGGAATTGCCGTTACCTGACGGAGTTGAGGTAATTCATGCCGCACCTGCTGCGGGACATTTGAGTAGCTCGTCGATTTATCCCGCCTGTTTTGCGCCATACATTATTGTAACAGCGTGCAGCGACAGCACCGTGCGCTTTTGGAAGTGTAAAGTAACAAAGAAGCCGGACGACAAGCTAGATTACGAGTGGTGCGAATGGGAGATGACGAGGAAAGATCAGGAATCCACTATCGACATCACCGGCCAGCCGTTGAACATAAGCGCGGCCTACAGTGGGCGCATCGCCTGCGCTTACAAGTATGGAAAGTCGTTTACGCGTCCTACGAAAAACGATCCGGATTCGCGCTACGTGAACCTCTGTGTCGCCATATACGAGTGCGAGAGCACGGGCGGCAGCGAGTGGATCCTCGAGGACACGATCCACCTGAAAAATATCCATCTACCGAGAATACCAGTCGATCAGCATCTGGATCTCAGTTATTTGTACGACAGTAGATTTTTGCAAAAGAAACAGCGGCTCACTCAGGTGTTGCAGACTCTCAGCCACGAGGATATACGGTCCTCGAGAAACGGGGAAAACGGCGATTCAACGAAAGCGAACGCTGGCTTATTAGCAGTTCCGTCGTTCAGTACTCTGCAATCTTTACGCAAGTCGATCATAGAGAATGGTAACACATGTCCGCTCACGCAGAAGCATCTGGTACAGCTTGATTGGGTCTCGAAAGAAGATGGTTCGCATATTTTGACCGTGGGCGTCGGGTCCAAGATCATGCTATTCACTCCTGTATGTTCGGATTTGGCGCAAGCTAATATGAAGGCAATGAAGGAATCTCAGAGTAACAATAGACCGATATTGAGAAAGACCTCATCACTGGCTCAACCACAATTCGTTGATGAGATTCGGTGGATGAAGTTGCGCAAGATCGAACTGATGACGGCGGACGGCCTACCACCCCTGCCTATGCAGATATCCTGGGTACGCGATGGCATCCTGGTTGTAGGCATGGATTCCGAGATGCACGTGTACTCGCAGTGGAAGCCGAATCCGAAGAACGATTGCTTCCACTCGAATCTGCAGCATCAAGAGTCCGATGAGTTTCAGGCGAGTCGCAACTTACGCGACGAGGATCTGCGCACATTAGCACACGAGACGTCTCAACGGCGATTGGCGAATGTGTCTTCCATGCCGCATCTGTCGCGCGTTAGCAGCATCAATCTGACGATGTTGGACGCTAAGAAGAAACGCGGTATACAAACTGAAAACTTGAGTTTCGACTACATGCCGGATTACGGATTGTTCGAGGCATCACGGATAGCTTGCCCGGTTTTGCCACAGTATCATCCCAAGCAGTTGATGGAGCTGCTAAACTCAGGGAAGATCAGATGGGTGAAGGCTATATTGGCGCATTTGGTGCGATGTATAGGCAGCTCCTGTTCCCTACGGGCGGATGATGAAAACCTAGTGAAACAGCGCAGTGGATGGTCACGATCGAGGACAATGTCGGTAAGTTACGTGGGCACAACGTCGCCGCTCGAACCAAGGGGCTCAACTACGCAAATCCCGGAGGAATTGACGCTGGATTACGCAGAGATCACGTCCATCTCCCCGCTTCCATTGTGGACCCTACTGATGGCCGATAAAGAAACCAATCTGCCCCATCAGCAGAACGAGGACAAGCACGATTACAACGAATTATTCGACAGTAATGTGGACGAGGGAGAATCGTTGGACGATATGTTAGACGAGGATTATGAGCGTTCGCGGCAAAAGGATAGACGATCTTCGGTGCCAGAAAGGCAAGGAATATCCCACTTCGGTCCTAGGCAGGGCAGACTGTTGTCGCGTCTCTTGACTCACACTCATCTCCCAGGATTGTCTAGTCTCGATCAGATGCATCTGCTCGCCCTGGCGGACACCGTGTCGACGTGCAACGTCGATTTCGCAGAAAGATTCGCAATTGACGCGGCAAAAAACGCGATCGCCAAAGAGAATCTAACGGGTATTCCGGACGGCGAAACTGTCTCTACCGATTCGTTGGATGACTGCGGCCTCAGATTCCTGTTGGCAATGAAGCACTATAATTATCTGATACGCTGTCTGCCGCTGGCGCAAAGAGCGCAATTTCAGAAACAGGGTATAGCATCGAACAATCTCGTGTGGGCGTTCCATTCCGAATCTGAGGAAGAGTTGCTGGGATTAATACCTTCTTATGCCAAAGGTCAACCAAAGTGGTCCGTGCTGAAGGAACTCGGCGTGGGCTGGTGGATCAAGAGTAATACGGTGCTTAAAAAATGCGTAGAAAAAATAGCGAAAGCTGCTTTCCAGCATAAGCAGGATCCTTTAGACGCGGCAATCTATTACTTAGcgatgaaaaagaagaatttagTATGGGGTCTGTTTAGAAATAAACGGGACGACAGGATGACGACCTTTTTCTCAAATAATTTCGCCGAAAACCGGTGGAGGAAGGCGGCTCTGAAGAATGCTTTCGCTCTGCTTGGAAAGCAACGATTTGAACATGCGGCGGCGTTCTTTTTGCTAGCTGGTGCGCTAAAGGACGCTATCGATGTGTGCTTGAGTAAACTTAACGACATTCAGCTCGCGATGGTAATAGCCCGGCTTTACGAAAACGATACGTCGTCGCCTAACATGAGAAGATTGTTGTACGAGGAGATCCTAGGCTGCGACAAAGATGGACAAAATCAAGATATGAGCAAGGTACATCCTGATCCTTTCTTGCGTAGTATGGCCCTATGGATTTTAAAGGATCATTCCGGTTCGCTTAACACTTTACTTCTGACCAATGTCGGTCACATGCATCCACAATATAACGATGAGTCTGACAAACCGGAGGGAACGACGG cgAATCCAAATGTTTTCAATTTCTACGTTTATCTTCGTACACATCCATTACTAATCAGACAATACATTGCGGTCACCGCGCAAGATAAGAAGAAGGGACATTCAGTAGTGATATCGGGCTTCAGTTACGGCACGGAGACGAAGAGTCAACCAGACAAACAATTAATGTTAGAAGACACCATTACTCCGTTGGAAAGGCAGCTGTACTTTACAACAGCACACGCACACTTTAAGGCTGGCTGTCCAGCTCTCGCTCTTGAGGTTTTGTCCAAACTACCAAATAAAGTAATGGATACAAATGGCGAGGATTCTCCTA GCTTACTAAGCAGTCCAAATAAGTCCAAAGCTCAGGATACTCAAATAGATACCGGTATTATTAACTGGGGAAATACATCAAATGGAATAAACGACAATAAAG AAACAGCCACCGCTGTAGATTGGGGTACGCCGTCATTTGACTGGTCTCAGAGTACTAAGCGCATGGAAGAGGATAAACTAGAATTAAACTGGGACGATGATGAAGTGGGCGAAAGCGAGGACATCGATAGTCCTCCCATGAGCATGAAACTCGACAAGAAAAAAGAGGATAAAATAGAGCATAAAACAGAGGATGATAACA AAGACGCGGCAAAGTCAGCTGGTCAATTGGACATTATGGCACAGCAATTGAAATTCGTTGCTTGCTTGAAGATCTTAATGGAGGAACTGTCTACGTTAGCAACAGGTTTTGAGGTGGACGGTGGTCAATTGCGATATCAATTGTATGTGTGGTTGGAGCGAGAGGTTGATGCACTGAGACAGCTTTGCAGCTATAGCACTAACGCAGATGGAGATGTGAACAACGCATCAGAgt ATGAAGGTGGTATGGTTGATGATGTTCCTCCATACAAACCTGGTGAGCAACCAACATTACATCAGATACTAGTGGCAGAAAAATTGGACTTTGAAGCTAAAGTACAGAGAGCTgctaaaagaaagaaatggcTGAAAg CTAACGAAACGTTATTGAGGACACTGTTATCATACTGTTCGTTGCATGGTGCATCGGGTGGAGGCCTAGCATCAGTAAGAATGGAATTGGTGCTTTTGCTACAGGAATTGCAACAGGAGAAGACTCAACAACAATTGCTCAGTCCCCTTCCTTTCCCCACTACGTTACCTCTGTTAAGCGCCAGTGTTGCTTGCAATAAGACCGTCGTGGCTGATCCGGTTCGACACTTGCAG TCTCACGCACATGATATGCTGCAAACATTGGTAGAACTGCGCAATCCGCCGATGCCTAATAGAAACACGCACTACTGTGAAGTATTTATTATGAGGGACTTAGCGGTGGCGCTTAGCGCTTGTATTTATCAGTCGCTCTGTGACTCGGATACGTTCGTTATGAAACATCATCAGCCGGAAAG TTTCCCGGCTGTTGCCGAAGTGGAAACGTTCTCGGGTGGCCATTTAGTTGCCTCGAACAGATATCACCGACGATATTCGACAGACGATGGTGTATGCATAACTACGTCGCCTTCTAAGTGGCCAGGAGTCACAAATTTGCGCGCATTGCTAGCTAGGGAGAAAGACGAAGACACCCCGAAGCTGAACATTTTGCTCTGCGAGGCTTTCGTGGCGACGTACATGAGCCTTTTTATCTACGCTTTGTCCAGTTGCGATAGCCATATCTTGTACAGACTAGTAGGACAACACTTTGACAATAATACATGGTCCTGCCTCTTTGGCGGTGGAGTCAAGAAATTGTTGCGCGTAGCAAGTACTAGTAGCCAG GGCGGTAGTACGACTAACATCGAACGGGGCGATAGCGTAGCGAGCGAGATCCAAAGCACCGCCAGCGGCGTATGGAACACCATGACGTCATTGACTAAACAGCGCGTCAAGCTTAACATGAAGCTGTTGGGGCCATTTACGGGACAACAACCGAATATGAAGGAAGATAAACCTACGTACAGAGAACAATTTGTTTCGCCCCAAATGAGCatgatttcttattttctcaTGAAG CCACGCATAGAGACCGAATACGCGGACGAAATTGATTATGATTCCTCTGATTCTGCGGTCTCGGACTTGGATTCTAcagacgacgaggaggacgtATTCGATACGAATACAAAGCCAAAGAGCAAACCAAAGGATAATACAGAACATAGCAATTCTAATTCGTACAGTTGGAGCGTTATGAGATTAGCAATAGTTAAAATACTACAACAACAATTGCAAGATTTTCTGACTGTCGCCGGCATAGAAATGCAAG aaTTACCTGTAAGTAGTCCACTAATCCACGGTACACTGGGCATTGTTGCACAGTGGCAAGATTCCTTACGCGAAGAATTGGAACTTAAGGGTCCACCAGCAGCGACTTACATACCTGGCTGTGCACCAGATCCTTCTCCTACACCTGGAAAGCCAGCGATTCATAAGTATCGATCCTTATTGGAAAAAGGAAACACACCCTTTAA CACACGATTGGCGTCTGCAGCACCTGCCAATCGCTTATGGTGTTACCTAGTTAGACAGGAATTGGTACAAGATATTTTCATTCGCGCAGTGTTTGGCAAACGAAGATCCCTGTCAACAATACTTGAAAGTGCCCAATCGATCGTTGACGGTGTACATCGAGGAACTGGAGAGGATAAGGGTAGTGACAGTGGTACTACAAGCTTGCCAGAACCAGTTAGAATTATTCACAAAGAACAAGATAGCATCAGTGCCTTCTGTCTTAATCAG GTAAATCCAGGTTTAATGGCCCTTGCTACACCACGGGAAGTGCAAGAAATGAACATTTCCTTGCTCCTAGAACTTCCATCGTGGCTGGAAGATGAATGTGAATTCGATATTATTAACTTGAATAAGCAACCTGATCCAGAACCTGTACAGCCAACCAGTTTCTTAGTCATACAA ACAGCAGCAGATCGTCCGTTGCTGGCACAGAGTCCTCAGACGAACAGTCCTCAGCCTCACTCAGGTATAGCCAGTCAAAGTGGACGTGGCGCGAGCGTG ATGAAGGGGATGCCTGCTTTTCCTGGCTCCCACGACCTGCGTTTCTGTCAATTTGTTGCTGATAGGAGCAAACACTTGTTAAAGCCG ATTCTGAAGCACAAAATCGATGGAATTAGAAGAATTTCTTCACATCCGCTTTTACCGCTTT ATTTAACCGGATCACAAGATGGCTCTGTGTCGTTATGGGAATGGGGACACCAGACAGCTGTCGCTACTCCAAGAGCGCCTGGAACCTTCGCTAAAGTGACCCGCGTGCGATTTTCTCAACACGGCAACAAATTCGGCGTGGCCGATTCCGATGGTCATCTGAGTCTATTTCAAGTTGCCTGCCGCGAAGGAACGGCTCGACCATTCTTC ACGTATCAATGCCACAGTAAAGTGACCTCGGACTTTGTCTTCCTCGGCGCGTGCAGTCTCGTAGCCACCGCAGGTCACGGCTCGGAAGGCCGGAATGTAGCATTGTGGGACACACTGCTTCCACAAAACAAGTCTCTTGTACAAG GCTTCATGTGTCATGAACAAGGAGCGAGTGCGTTAATACTGGCGCCGCAGCATCAATTGCTGATCAGCGGCGGCAAGAAGGGTGACATTAACATATTCGATGTGCGACAGCGGCAACAAAGGCACAGGTTCCAAGCGCACGAATCGGCTATAAAGTGTTTAGCGCTTGATCCACACGAGGAATTTTTCGTCAGTGGAGCAGGTGATGGTGACATTAAG ATATGGGGGTTGACCGTCCATTCCCTCTTGTACTCATTTCCTGGTGAGCATCCACGGTCCAGCTTCTTCAAGAACATAGGACAG GGTGTTACCCAGTTACACGTGGACTCCGCGGGTCGACTGTTCTCATGCGGAGCGGATGGTTCGATGAAAGTCCGTCAACTGCCAGAACGCGATTGTGTAGTACAAGCGCTTTATTAG